In Nitrospirota bacterium, one DNA window encodes the following:
- a CDS encoding type II toxin-antitoxin system RelE/ParE family toxin, with product MAKIKWSKDSLEDLKEICRFIALDSPYYANMLNDRIFEMVEHLELFPEMGRHVPESDDPTVRELLYKNYRIIYQIKEGHLEIITVIHGSRLLKLKSSDN from the coding sequence ATGGCTAAAATAAAGTGGTCTAAAGATTCACTTGAAGACTTAAAAGAAATCTGTAGGTTCATAGCGTTAGACTCACCATATTACGCTAACATGCTGAATGACAGAATTTTTGAGATGGTTGAACATCTGGAATTATTTCCAGAGATGGGTAGACATGTTCCAGAATCCGATGACCCTACAGTTAGAGAATTGCTTTATAAAAACTACAGAATTATATACCAGATTAAAGAAGGGCATTTAGAAATTATCACAGTCATTCATGGCAGCAGATTGTTAAAGTTAAAATCTTCGGATAACTGA
- the trpB gene encoding tryptophan synthase subunit beta has protein sequence MKKGYFGQYGGRFVPETLMPALIELEQAYLKYRKDRAFQKELAHLQKTYIGRPTALYFAKRFTEYLGGAKIYLKREDLAHTGAHKINNALGQALLAKRIGKKRIIAETGAGQHGVATATGAALIGLECEIYMGSVDMKRQALNVFRMRLLGARVIEVAVGSQTLKDAINESLRDWTTNVRTTHYVLGTVFGPHPFPSMVRDFQSIIGKEAKKQILQAEGRLPDYLVACVGGGSNAMGLFHEFLDDDIKMIGVEAGGKGIETGEHAARFAGGSVGVFQGCKTYLLQDDDGNVLGTHSVSAGLDYAAVGPEHPFLKDMGRVEYTYATDDEALAAFELLSRKEGIIPALESAHAVAEVIKLAPKLSKDKIIIVNLSGRGDKDVQHVANIKGIEL, from the coding sequence ATGAAAAAAGGTTATTTCGGACAATACGGCGGAAGATTTGTTCCTGAGACATTGATGCCTGCGCTCATTGAGCTTGAACAGGCATATCTGAAATACAGGAAAGATAGAGCTTTTCAAAAAGAGCTTGCGCATCTCCAGAAAACATATATAGGAAGGCCGACTGCGCTATACTTTGCAAAGAGATTTACGGAATATCTCGGAGGAGCAAAGATATATTTAAAAAGAGAAGACCTCGCTCACACAGGCGCTCACAAGATAAACAATGCGCTGGGACAGGCGCTGCTTGCAAAAAGAATCGGCAAAAAGAGAATCATTGCTGAAACAGGAGCCGGTCAGCATGGAGTTGCAACTGCCACAGGTGCTGCGCTTATCGGCCTTGAGTGCGAGATATACATGGGCTCTGTTGATATGAAGAGGCAGGCTTTGAATGTGTTCAGGATGAGGCTCCTTGGAGCAAGGGTCATCGAGGTAGCTGTTGGTTCGCAGACCTTGAAAGATGCAATAAACGAATCCCTGAGAGACTGGACCACAAATGTAAGGACTACTCATTATGTTTTGGGCACGGTTTTCGGGCCGCATCCTTTCCCGTCAATGGTGAGGGATTTTCAGTCAATTATCGGAAAGGAAGCTAAAAAGCAGATTCTTCAGGCAGAGGGACGGCTGCCTGATTATCTGGTCGCATGCGTTGGCGGAGGAAGCAATGCAATGGGATTGTTCCATGAATTCCTTGACGATGATATAAAGATGATTGGAGTAGAGGCCGGAGGCAAGGGGATAGAAACAGGTGAGCACGCGGCAAGATTTGCCGGCGGCTCTGTAGGAGTATTTCAGGGATGCAAAACCTACCTTCTTCAGGACGATGACGGCAATGTGCTCGGAACTCACTCAGTCTCGGCAGGACTCGATTATGCAGCAGTAGGCCCCGAGCATCCTTTCCTCAAAGATATGGGAAGGGTTGAGTACACATATGCTACAGATGATGAGGCATTGGCTGCATTTGAACTGCTTTCAAGAAAAGAAGGGATAATCCCGGCTCTTGAATCTGCGCATGCAGTCGCAGAAGTAATAAAACTTGCGCCGAAACTCTCAAAGGATAAAATTATCATTGTAAATCTTTCGGGAAGGGGAGACAAAGACGTTCAGCACGTAGCGAATATCAAAGGGATAGAACTGTGA
- a CDS encoding tryptophan synthase subunit alpha, translating into MNRIEKVFKKLKTQNKKAFIPYIMAGDPSIEKTKEIVLMFEECGADIVELGVPFTDPLADGPTIQRAAERALKNGVTLKKVIALVKDLRQKTKIPLVLMTYYNPVFKYGEERFIADAKDAGVDGVIIPDLPPDEAGEFIRLAKNAALASIFLLAPTSTDERIKKVARASTGFIYYVSITGITGAQLLLDGSIEKSITGIRKITDKSIAVGFGVSTPDEAKAVAGVSDGVIIGSAIVKKAQGNLNGELRDFLLTLREAIK; encoded by the coding sequence GTGAACAGAATTGAAAAGGTATTCAAAAAATTAAAGACTCAGAATAAAAAGGCATTTATCCCTTACATAATGGCAGGCGATCCTTCTATTGAGAAGACAAAAGAAATTGTCCTGATGTTTGAGGAATGCGGCGCAGACATTGTTGAGCTTGGCGTGCCTTTTACAGACCCTCTTGCAGACGGCCCGACAATTCAGAGGGCAGCGGAAAGGGCCTTGAAAAACGGGGTTACTTTAAAAAAAGTAATCGCCCTTGTAAAGGATTTAAGACAAAAAACAAAAATCCCTCTGGTATTGATGACATATTACAACCCTGTTTTTAAATACGGCGAAGAGAGATTTATTGCAGACGCAAAAGATGCAGGCGTTGACGGCGTTATAATCCCTGACCTTCCGCCTGATGAAGCAGGAGAGTTTATAAGGCTTGCTAAAAATGCAGCCCTTGCTTCAATATTCTTGCTTGCTCCGACATCAACAGACGAAAGAATAAAAAAGGTTGCAAGAGCATCAACGGGTTTTATATATTATGTTTCAATAACAGGCATTACCGGCGCTCAGCTTTTACTTGATGGCTCTATTGAAAAATCAATAACCGGCATCCGCAAGATTACGGATAAATCTATTGCCGTTGGATTCGGTGTTTCAACGCCTGATGAGGCTAAGGCAGTGGCAGGCGTCTCTGACGGGGTGATTATTGGAAGTGCGATAGTCAAAAAAGCGCAGGGGAACTTAAATGGTGAATTAAGGGATTTTCTTCTCACATTAAGAGAGGCAATCAAATGA
- a CDS encoding GAF domain-containing protein: MNEVSDRKLAQLNTLMELISLVNSTLDTHEVRKRAIEAATRLVNAEAGSLILKDKENGELFFEVALGDKGEKVKEIRLKKGEGIAGWVAEKGKPVIVHDVQSDPRFFRGADDRSEFFTRNMICVPVKTKEEILGVLQTINKKAGSFDNEDMEILCALANQVAVAIENANLYQELKDTFYGTAQALAETIEKRDPYTGGHTKRVMNYSLAIGRMLGLNRTELEKLKLSAILHDIGKIGVRDNVLLKDGKLEAGEIEAMNLHPKYGSEILSHIKQLKDVIPGMRGHHEKYDGTGYPDGLKDNEIPLAARIIAVADTFDAMTTDRPYRKARTADDAVDELKKHAGRQFDPLVVDAFLKAWREMEFVL, translated from the coding sequence ATGAACGAGGTCTCCGATAGAAAACTGGCGCAGCTTAATACCCTGATGGAACTGATATCTCTGGTAAATTCTACGCTTGATACGCATGAAGTGAGAAAACGGGCGATTGAAGCGGCAACGCGGCTTGTTAATGCGGAGGCAGGCAGTCTCATTCTGAAGGACAAGGAAAACGGCGAGCTTTTTTTTGAAGTGGCGCTTGGAGACAAGGGAGAGAAGGTAAAAGAGATCAGGCTTAAAAAAGGCGAAGGCATAGCCGGCTGGGTTGCTGAAAAGGGGAAGCCTGTCATAGTGCATGATGTTCAGTCAGACCCGAGGTTTTTCAGGGGCGCAGATGACAGAAGCGAATTCTTTACAAGAAACATGATATGTGTGCCCGTAAAAACAAAAGAGGAGATTCTCGGAGTGCTTCAGACAATAAACAAAAAAGCGGGGAGTTTTGATAATGAGGACATGGAGATACTGTGCGCGCTTGCAAATCAGGTGGCGGTTGCGATAGAAAATGCAAATCTGTATCAGGAACTTAAGGATACCTTTTACGGGACAGCCCAGGCGCTTGCAGAGACCATTGAAAAAAGAGACCCTTACACAGGAGGCCACACGAAAAGGGTTATGAACTACAGCCTTGCCATAGGGCGCATGCTCGGGCTTAACAGGACAGAGCTTGAAAAGTTAAAGCTTTCTGCTATACTCCATGACATCGGGAAGATAGGGGTAAGAGACAACGTTCTTCTAAAAGACGGCAAGCTTGAAGCTGGAGAAATTGAGGCAATGAATCTGCATCCCAAATACGGTTCAGAGATACTCAGCCATATTAAGCAACTGAAAGATGTTATCCCCGGGATGAGGGGACACCATGAGAAATATGATGGGACAGGATACCCTGACGGACTAAAAGATAACGAGATACCCTTAGCAGCGCGGATTATTGCGGTTGCCGACACATTTGATGCCATGACAACTGACAGGCCGTACAGAAAAGCGCGCACCGCAGATGATGCGGTTGACGAATTAAAAAAACATGCGGGCAGACAGTTTGACCCGTTAGTGGTAGATGCATTTTTAAAAGCGTGGAGAGAAATGGAGTTTGTGTTATGA
- a CDS encoding 3',5'-cyclic-nucleotide phosphodiesterase, protein MKVEVLGCSGAEFHGFNPPGFLIDGKILLDAGTIGASLSENAQWKIRHIVVSHAHLDHIRGIPFLADNIIIKNKRHNVTVIGIAQVLKSLKNNLLNNKIWPDFTMIPNVEKAVIKFLEVKPGKQIEINGYKITAYRVNHSVPAVGYIIEDRRSKRLLYTGDTGPTHAIWKEAGRAKIDRAIIEVSFPNKMEALAVETGHLTPKLLKKELDKIQIPPDKILITHPKPQHLKTIRSEIKKLGIPNIRLLKDGEVINI, encoded by the coding sequence ATGAAAGTAGAAGTTCTCGGATGTTCAGGAGCAGAATTTCATGGGTTTAACCCTCCGGGTTTCTTGATTGACGGGAAAATATTGCTTGATGCCGGGACCATCGGCGCTTCCCTCTCTGAGAATGCCCAGTGGAAGATACGGCATATTGTAGTTTCACACGCGCACCTTGACCATATAAGAGGAATCCCTTTCCTTGCAGATAACATAATTATAAAAAACAAGAGGCACAATGTTACAGTGATAGGGATTGCGCAGGTGTTGAAGTCTCTGAAAAATAATCTCTTAAATAATAAGATCTGGCCTGATTTCACAATGATACCAAATGTTGAAAAGGCTGTAATAAAGTTTTTAGAGGTGAAGCCCGGCAAGCAGATAGAAATTAACGGCTATAAAATTACCGCATACAGAGTCAACCATTCGGTTCCTGCAGTTGGTTATATAATTGAAGACAGAAGAAGCAAAAGACTCCTTTATACAGGTGATACAGGGCCGACACATGCTATCTGGAAGGAAGCAGGCAGAGCAAAGATAGACCGTGCCATAATAGAAGTCTCTTTTCCAAACAAAATGGAGGCTCTGGCTGTTGAGACAGGGCATTTAACTCCAAAGCTTCTCAAGAAAGAGTTGGATAAGATACAGATACCTCCTGACAAAATACTGATAACACATCCCAAACCGCAGCATCTCAAAACCATAAGGTCCGAGATTAAGAAGCTCGGAATTCCCAATATCAGACTGCTTAAAGACGGCGAGGTTATAAATATCTAA
- a CDS encoding acetyl-CoA carboxylase carboxyltransferase subunit beta: MWFKKLKESKLQKKVKIPEGLWVKCDNCKEIVYKKEIDKNLKVCPKCDYHFRISAKERIELLADAGSFAEFDADMCSGDPLNFKDSLPYPERLQANRNKSSLSEAVVSGEAVINGFPVVITVMDFSFMGGSMGSVVGEKITRAAETALEKRTPLISIASSGGARMQEGIFSLMQMAKVSAAIGRLKDNGIPYISVLADPTFGGVAASFATIGDVIIAEPRSLIGFAGPRVIEQTMKQQLPDNFQRAEFLLEHGLIDMVVSREDMKKTLAKLIEFLS, translated from the coding sequence ATGTGGTTTAAAAAATTAAAAGAATCGAAACTGCAGAAAAAGGTAAAGATTCCTGAAGGCCTCTGGGTAAAGTGCGATAACTGCAAAGAGATTGTTTACAAAAAAGAGATAGACAAGAATCTTAAAGTCTGTCCGAAGTGTGATTACCATTTCAGAATAAGCGCTAAAGAAAGAATTGAGCTTCTTGCGGACGCAGGAAGTTTTGCAGAGTTTGACGCAGATATGTGTTCAGGAGATCCGCTGAACTTTAAAGATTCTCTTCCTTACCCTGAAAGGCTACAGGCAAACCGGAACAAGAGCAGTCTTTCTGAAGCTGTTGTCTCAGGTGAGGCAGTGATAAACGGTTTTCCTGTCGTCATTACCGTGATGGATTTTTCGTTCATGGGCGGAAGCATGGGTTCTGTTGTCGGAGAAAAAATTACAAGGGCTGCAGAAACAGCTCTTGAAAAAAGAACGCCGTTAATAAGCATTGCATCATCAGGCGGCGCAAGGATGCAGGAAGGGATATTCTCCCTTATGCAGATGGCAAAGGTTTCTGCGGCAATAGGAAGGCTCAAAGATAACGGCATTCCGTATATCTCTGTCCTTGCCGACCCGACATTCGGCGGAGTTGCCGCAAGTTTTGCCACAATCGGAGACGTAATAATCGCTGAACCGAGAAGCCTTATAGGGTTTGCAGGCCCCCGCGTCATAGAGCAGACAATGAAACAGCAGCTCCCTGATAATTTTCAGAGGGCAGAGTTCCTTCTTGAACACGGGTTAATAGATATGGTTGTCAGCAGAGAAGATATGAAAAAGACTCTCGCCAAGCTCATAGAATTCCTTTCGTAA
- a CDS encoding type II toxin-antitoxin system VapC family toxin, whose translation MSGIFLDTGYLIALLNTKDNMHKAAVEAAEKYHGPFLTTQLILIELANSLCLPLQKPLAIRMIDKIQADPLTTVIPVTFDRFEKALSLYKKRTDKSWGMIDCLSFIAMDEFGVKQALTFDEHFRQAGYKVPLL comes from the coding sequence ATGAGCGGCATCTTTCTCGACACCGGCTATTTGATAGCGCTGCTCAATACAAAAGATAACATGCATAAAGCCGCTGTAGAGGCAGCAGAAAAATATCATGGCCCTTTTCTAACCACACAGCTTATTCTTATTGAACTCGCAAACAGCCTTTGCCTTCCGCTTCAAAAACCGCTTGCAATAAGGATGATAGATAAAATACAGGCCGACCCCCTAACCACGGTTATCCCTGTTACTTTTGACAGATTTGAAAAAGCCCTGTCACTCTATAAAAAGCGTACGGACAAGTCATGGGGCATGATAGACTGCCTTTCATTCATTGCGATGGACGAATTCGGAGTGAAACAGGCGCTTACTTTTGATGAGCATTTCAGACAGGCTGGTTATAAGGTCCCTTTGTTATAG